Part of the Desulfolutivibrio sulfoxidireducens genome is shown below.
TTTGACATTTCTTTTTTGATGTATTTCCGGTGCGTTTCCTGAAAAACGGCCCGCACCTGGATGTCGCACCGATGTTTCCGTCTGTCGCAGTCCCTGTTTTCCGGACCGAGGCATGACCGGCGGGCACGCCGTCAGGGCCACAGCGAAGCGGTCCAGGAAGACGCGACCAGGCAAAGACGGGCCACGGACCTTTCACCTCTGGTCGACCGACCCGGGGAGTCAGGCCCCCCCCGCCTTCGGGCCTGGGAGACGACACGGCGTTTTCTCGATGCCTCGGTGTTGAAACCCCTGAAACTTCGCCCAGGGGCTTCAACAACAACGCCCGGGGCATCCGCTCAATCCTCATCGATTCTTGAAAAGCCCTTGCTGGATTTCCACGTTGTTTTCCGCGACGTGGTCAGCGTTTCGCATGGCGCGGGGAATGGATCAGGCGGTTTGTACCGAATCGAAAAAGCCTGAGGAACACATCGTACTTCTCGAGAGGGGGACACCATGGCGACCTTGCCACTCACCTTGACTGACGGCTCGGGCTTTCAATGGGACATCCAACAGAACGGAAGCGTCAATAACGGATCAAACGACGCCTATGACGGAGGCATGGTCCTCAACGGCTTCAGCAGCTTCTCCACGGCCACAACCGAGGATTCCGACCGCGAGGTGGTCATCGGGACCTACACCACCGGGAACATCACCGTCGTGCGCAAGGTCTATATTCCAAGCAGCGGCACCGGGTTCGCCAGATACCTGGAAATCGTCACCAACACCGGATCGACCGCAACGACATTCAATCTCGCGGTCAGCACCAACATGGGCTCCGACTCCGCGACGACGGTGGTCACCACCGAAAGCGGGGACACGACCCTGAACACGGCCGACAGGTATCTGATCACCGACGACACCGACGGTTCCAGCGATCCGACCGTGGCCCACGTGTTCTACGGCGCGGGAGGCACGGCCCCGAGCAGCCTGTCCATCAGCGGCGACACCGTCAGCTTCGGCTACAACCTGTCCCTGGCCGCCGGCGAGACCAAGATCGTCATGCACCTGGCCTCCCAGAACGCCAACCGGGCGACCGCGCAGACCACGGCCCAGTGGCTGGACTCCAACCCTTCGGCCATCTATGCCGGCATGAGCGCCACGGAACGGAGCCAGGTGGTCAATTTCAAGTCCGGTGTGACCAGTTCGGTAACCACCACCCTGGCCTCCGGGCAGACCAATCTGACCCTGACCGGCACGGCCAACATCAACGGCACGGGCAATGCCGCAAACAACACCATCATCGGCAACTCCGGCAAGAACGTCCTGTCCGGCCTGGACGGCAACGACAGCCTGGCCGGCGGCGCTGGCAACGACACCCTGTCCGGAGGAAACGGCAACGACACCCTCGACGGCGGCACGGGCAACGATTCCCTGAACGGCGGCGCGGGCGTGGACACCGTGGCCTATGCCTGGGCCACCGCCGCGGTCAGGGCCAACCTGGGAACGACCACGGCCCAGAACACCGGCGCGGGCGGCACGGACATCCTGGTCGGCATCGAAAACGCCATCGGCGGCAGCGGCCACGATACCCTGACCGGCACCTCCGCCGCCAATGATCTTTCCGGCGGCGCGGGCAACGACACCCTGACCGGCGGCGCGGGCAACGACGTCCTGACCGGCGGCGCGGGCAATGATTACATCAACGGCGGCTCGGGGACCGATGTCGCCCAATTCAGCGGCGCCTCCAGCGCCTACACCTTCTCCGTCCTGGCCAACGGCGCGGTCCAGATCACGGGCACGGACGGCACGGACACCCTGACCGGCGTCGAGCAGGTCCGGTTCGGGTCGAGCGCCGCGGTAGCCCTCACCCCCCTTCTGCCCACCCTGATCTCCCTCGGAGCGACAAGCGCGGACAAGACCGAGGGAAATGCCGGCTCCAAGGCCTTCACCTTCACCGTGACCCGGCAGGGCAACACCACCGGCGCGTCCAGCGTCAACTGGGCCGTGACCGGCAGCGGAACCAACCAGGCCACGGCGGCCGACTTCACCGGCGGGGCCCTGCCCTCGGGGAGCGTGTCCTTTGCCGCCGGCGAAACCCAAAAGACCGTCACCGTCAACGTCGCCGGCGACACCACGCCAGAACTGGCCGAAGGGTTCACCGTCACCCTGTCCGGCGTCTCCGGGGCCACCCTGGGCACCTCCACGGCCTCGGGGGTCATCCGCAACGACGACGCCTTCCAATTGACGGGTGACGACGACATCTGGAACGGGAGCAATACCGAGGGCGACCTCTACGACGGTCTGGCCGGGGACGACGTGATGAACGGCCTGGCCGGAGACGATTCCGTCTACGGAAACCAGGGCGACGACGTCCTCTCCGGAGGAACCGGCAACGACCGGCTCTACGGCGGCATGGGCGACGACACCCTGGTCGGCGGCAGCGGCAACGACTACCTGAACCCCGGCGGCGGCGATTCCGGCGGCACCGACACCTCCTCGGCCACCGCGACCATACCGAGCACCGGGCAGTCCTTAAGCATCAGCCTGACCGCGCCCCAGTCCACCGCGTCCACCACGGCCGCCATCTCGGGCTACGTCAGCCGATCGACCGTGACCTCGAACGAGTTCAACATCGCCTACGTCATCGACGTCTCCGGCAGCATGAGCGGCACATTCCAGGGATCGACCGTTGGCGACCTCAACGGCGACGGCAGCAGCAACACCCTGCTCGACGGGGCCATCGCCTCGTACGAGGCCCTGACCTCCTCCCTGGTCGGGTCCAACCTGGGATCCAGCCGGGTGGCCGTGATCCCCTTCCAGAGTTCGGCCAGCACCACCTACACCGGGACCCTGGCAGCCGACGCCAACTCCAACGGCACCCGGGACGTGCAGGAGGCCCTGCGGGCCCTGGACGACAGCGGCGGCACCAACTACAATTCCGGCCTGGTCCAGGCCATCTCGTTTTTCCAGAATGCCGGCAGCGGCAAGAACATCGTGTTCTTCATCTCTGACGGAGCCCCGGATTCGACAAGCTACTCGGCTTCAGTAGCCACGCTTCTGGACAACAACGGAATCGACGCCACCATCCGGGCCATCGGCCTGGGCACCGGAGCCAGCCTTACCGCCCTGGATCTGGTGGACGACAACACGGCCAACAACTCGGCGGAACGGGTCACGGACCCGGCCGGCCTGACCGCCGGACTGATCGCCTCGCCGGTCACCCAGGCCGAGATCACCCGGGTCGAGATCTACCTCAACGGCAGGCTCTTTACGACGCTGTCGCCCTCGCAACTGACCAGCACCCCCTTCGGGCTCCAGTACAACGTCACCCTCACCGGCCTTCAGGACGAGACGAACATCGTCCAGACCCGGGTCATCGCCAGCGATCCCGACGGCACCGTCGTGAGCACCTCCGAGGACATCATTGTGGGCGGCGGCGGTTACGACTACGTGTACGGCGGTTCCGGCAACGACGCCCTGGTCGGCGACGGCGGCAACGACGTCCTGGACGGCGGGTCGGGAACGGACACGGCCACCTATTCCGCGATGACCAGGAACCTGACCATCGATCTCGGGCTGACCTCCTACCAGAATACCGGCGGGGCTGGCACGGACATGCTGGTCAACATCGAAAACCTCACCGGAGGTTCCGGCAACGACATCCTGAAGGGCGACTCCCTGGCCAACGTCCTGGCCGGCGGCAACGGCAACGACAGGCTTTACGGCCTGGCCGGCAACGACTCGCTCTCGGGCGGCGCGGGCAACGACCTCCTGGACGGCGGCACGGGCAACGACACCCTGGCCGGCGGCACGGGCACGGACACCGCGACCTATTCCTGGGCCACCTCGGCGGTCAGGGTGAACCTCGGCACGACCACGGCCCAGAACACCGGGGCCGGAGGCACGGACACCCTGTCGAGCATCGAAAACGTCACCGGCGGCAGCGGAAGCGACACCCTGACCGGCAGTTCCGGGGCCAACGTGATCGTCGGCGGCGCGGGCCACGACACGATCACCGCCGGCTCCGGAAACGACACCCTGGACGGCGGCACGGGCAACGACGTCATCAACGGCGGATCGGGAGTGGACACCCTGACCTATTCCTGGGTCACCTCGGCGCTCACGGTGAATCTTGGCCTGACCACGGCCCAAAATACCGGGGGCGGGGGCACGGACACCCTGTCGAGCATCGAAAACGTCATCGGCGGCAGCGGAAGCGACACCATAACCGGCAATGCCTCGGCCAACGTCCTGACCGGCGGCAACGGCAACGACAGGCTTTACGGCCTGGCCGGCAACGACTCGCTCTCGGGCGGCGCGGGCAACGACCTCCTGGACGGCGGCACGGGCAACGACACCCTGGCCGGCGGCACGGGCACGGACACCGCGACCTATTCCTGGGCCACAACCGCGGTCAAGGTGAACCTGGGCCTGACCACGGCCCAGAACACCGGGGCCGGGGGCACGGACACCCTGTCGAGCATCGAAAACGTCACCGGCGGCAAGAGCAACGACACCCTGACCGGCAGTACCGGGGCCAACGCCCTGACCGGCGGTTCCGGAAACGACAAGCTCACGGCCGGTGCTGGCAACGACATTCTGACCGGCGGCCTGGGCACGGACACCCTGTCCGGCGGGTCCGGCAACGACGTCTTCGTCTACGCAAGCGTCTCCGAGTCCCCGTCCGGCTCGGCCAGGGACACCATCACGGACTTCGCCAGCGGGGACAAGATCAACCTGTCGGCCATCGACGCCCGAACCAACGTGTCCGGAAACCAGGCCTTCACCTACATCGGATCGTCGGCCTTCACGGGCGTGTCCGGGCAGTTGGCCTACTCCGGCGGGGTCCTGTCCGGCGACGTCAACGGCGACCGGACAGCGGACTTCCAGATCCGCCTGTCGAACACCCCGACCCTGACCGCGTCCTCCTTCGTCTTGTAGCGGTCGGAGTCCCAAAAACGCGGCGGCCTGATCCGGAATCCCACCGGATCAGGCCGATTTTTTTGGAAAACCCGCCAGACGCGCGGGGCATGACGCGAAACCCGGGACCCGTCCTTCCGGACGAGTTGCGAATCCAGACACGCCCTCCCCGCCCCCTGGTCTTTCGACATCAGGGTTCGCGCAGACTTTCATCCAGTCCCCGAATGAGGGGATAGGCCAAAAAGGTGATGACCCGGCGATCCCCCACGACGATCTCGGCCGACAGGGTCATGCCCGGCAAAAACCGCGTGCCCTTGGCGATGTCGTGCAGGGTGGTGTCGATCAGCTCCACCCGGGCCTGATAGGTGGGCACCGCATCGTCTCCGGTGCCCATCGTGTAGGCGTCCTCCGAGACCACGCGCAACCGGCCCTCCATGGTCCCGTGGCGCTGGAAGGGAAAGGCGTCGAGCTTCAGACGCACCGGATCGCCGATGTGCACGTACCCGACATCCTTGGTCTCGATGGACACCTCGGCCTCAAGCGGCACGTTGAGGGGCACCAGGGTCATGATGGGATCCCCCTCCTTGGCCACGGACCCCACGGAAAACCGGCCCATGTCCAGGACCACGGCATCCACCGGACTGGCCAGTTCCGCCAGTTCCCGGTAGCGCGTGGCCTTGGCCCGCTGCTCCACGAGGGTATCGTATTCCTTGCGCGTGGTGGTCAGGGTATTGGCGGTCTCATTGCGCCAGTTGTTGAGGAAGGCGTCGCGTTCGGAAGCGGTCTGGGCCATTTGCTGGGTGCGCACCTTGAGTTCGTTGGAGATGCCCTCGGCCTCGGACTGCACGGAGGAATACTTGCTCTCGGCCTCAAGCACGCTTAAGCGCGAGTCCGCGCCCTCGGAAAAGACCTGCTGGCGCATGGCCAGGACCTCCTCGGCCGTCTTGAGCAGCCGGTGCAGGCTCTCCAGACGTTTCCTGAAGGACTCGGCCTCGTCCTTGGCCTGGGCGAGACGGCTGTCATAGGCCTGCATCCGGGCGCGATATTCGTTTTGCCGGCCGCGATACAGGTTCGACTGCAGGGCGGCCTCGGTCGGCTCCATGTCGGGAGTGACCATGAACGGCGTATCGGACAGTTCGCACTCCAGGCGTTTGAGGATCACCTTGAGGGTCGCCAGACGGACCTCGACCTGGGCCTCGTCGGCCATGGCGAAGGTGGGGTCCAGAGACACCAGGACCTGGCCCTTTTTGACGATCTGCCCGACATCCACGTGAAATTTCTTGATGATGGAGTTGACCAGGGGTTGGACGAGCACCTGCTTGCCGGTGGAGATGAGCCGTCCCCGGGCCGTGACGATCATGTCCATCCTGGCCACGATGGACCAGGTCAGGGCGCACACCACGAGCGCCAGCAGGAGATAGTACGTCGCCCGGATGAAAATCGGCACCGGCTGCTTTTCCAGTTCCACGGAATCGGGCTGGAACTCCAGGGCCTTGTGGTCGAGATCCTTGACGCCGGGCCTGGCCCTCAACCAGGACGAAAAGCGCTTGGCTGGGCGTGTTTTCATGCCGTTTGCCCCTTCGGCGTTGCCGCGAGAACATGGCGGTTCTGCGCCTCCCACAACTCCCGATAGATTTGGCAGGAGGTTACAAGCTCGGCGTGCTTGCCCACAGCCATGATGCGCCCCCTGTCGATGACCACGATGCCGTCGCAGCCGGCGACCATGGACAACCGATGGCTGATGATCAGCATGGTCCGGCCCTTGCCGATGGCCTTCAGATTATTCTGGATGATGGCCTCGCTTTCCGCGTCCAGGGCGGAGGTGGCCTCGTCCAGGATCAATATCCGGGGATTGATCAGCAGGGCCCGGGCGATGGACAGCCGCTGCCGCTGGCCGCCGGAAAGGTTGGACCCGTTTTCGGTGATGGGCGTGTCGTAGCCCTGGGGCATGTTCTGGATGAATTCGTCGGCCCCGGCCAGGCGGGCCGCGCCCACGATCTCCTCGAAACTGGCGCTGGGCCTGGTATAGGAGATATTCTGGCGCACGGTGCCGCGAAAGAGAAAATTCTCCTGCAAAACCACGCCGGTGCTGCGCCGCAGGTGCGGCAGATCGATCTCCCGGATGTCCAGCCCGTCGATTTTGATGTTGCCGCCCTGCACGGGATACAGGCCCTGAACCAGCCTGGCCAGGGTCGATTTTCCCGAACCGCTCCGGCCCACGATGCCCACGGACGCCCCCGGAGGAATGGAGAGGTTGACCTCGTTTAAGGCGAAGGTCGCCCCCTGGCTGTAGCGGAAGGTGACGCGCTCGAATTCGATGCGTCCCTTGATGACCGGGGCCAGGCCGCGCACGGCCAGGGGTCGCTCGGTGGGGCGGTTCATGATGTTGCCCAACATCTGGATGGAAAGCCCCACCTCCTGGTACTGGTGCAAGAGGGAGACGAATCCGACCAGCGGCGAACTGACGCGCTGGGAAAGCATGTTGAAGGCGATAAGCGCTCCCACGGTCATGACGTTGTCGAACACCAGGTTGACCCCGACCCAGAGCAGAACGACCGTCATGAGTTTTTGGATCAAGTCCGTGAGCGTCTGTATGGAGACGGAGAGCTTGCCCACCCGAAACTGCATGGAGATGGTCCTGGCCGACTGGTTGTCCCAGTTCCGGGACTGCAGCGGTTCCAGGGCCAGGGCCTTCACCGTGGGCATGCCGTGGATGGACTCCACCAGGGTGGCCTGCCGTTCGCCGTCGGCCGCGTAGAGGTCGTACAGACGCCTCTTGAAGATGGGGATGGCGAATCCCAGTATGGCGGCAATGAGCAGCGAGGTCACCAGGACGATCACGGACAGGGTGACGCTGTACATGAAGATGATCGGGAACACGACGATGAGGATGCTCAGATCGAGCAGGGTGAAAAGCAGCCGGCCGGTAAGGAAGGATCGTATCTTTTCGGTCTGCTGCATGTGCTTGAGCAACACGCCGGCCGAACTCGATTCAAAAAAATCCGTGGGCAGATACAGGAGGTGATTGAAGGTGCGCCGCGTCAGGCGCATGTCGATCTTGTTCGTGGCGTACAGCAGCATGGTCTGCTTGATGTAATTGAAGGAGGCGTCGAACACGAGAAGCACGATCATGCCGATGGCCAGGGTCTGAAGGGTGGAGAACCCCTTGTGCACCAGCACCTTGTCGATGACCAATTGAAAAAAGATGGGGCTGCCCAGGGCCAGGACGTTGATGATCATGGCCGAGGTGGCCACGTCCCGGAACAATCTCTTTTCCCGGAAGATCTCGGGCAAAAACCAGCGGAGCGAAAAGGGTTGATTCTCGTCCGTCAATTTGTAGTTGCGCTTGATGAGAATCGTTGTCCCGTCCCAGATTTTCTCGAACTCCTCCTGGTCGAGAAACTTGAATCCGGCCTGCATATCCAAGGGATTGAGTATGGCCACCTGGGGCTTTTCCCCGGGACGCACGCCGGAAAGGAGGATACTCGTTCCATCCTTCAATCGTGCGATCGCCGGAAAGGCCTGTCCCATATTGAAGAGCCTTTCCCATCCGAGATGCGCTTCCTTGGCCCGGAAGCCATGCTCCTTGGCGATGCGCAAAAGGAGAGGCAGGGGTGTTTCAGCGTCCTGCAAGGCATATTTATGCAAAATGCCGTCAAGCGTGAAATCGAGATGAAAATGTCGAGCCACCATGATAAAGCAGAGTATCGATGTATGGTTGGCAGCATTGATATGCGACATGAATTCCCTCTAGAGAAGATACCCTGGCAAAAATTCACCAGGCCGATCCATGCGACGAACGGTGTCGACCGACAGGCCACACCCGTTCAGTCCGGTCACGAAGTCATGGGGGACACACGCCAAGGAAGGCGGCGGGCAAATGCCGTGCACCAACGCCCGCCAGGCTGACGCCGCCGCATTCAAAGCCCCGTATCCTCCAACCGCCGCCGGGCCCGCCGCTACCGCCCCCGCTCCAGACTCTGCGCGATCTCCGCGGCGAATACGGTCACCAATCGACTCTGGGCCGCCACCAGGGCGGGGTAGTCCGGGCCGTTCACGGGCTCGCGCAACGCCGTCTGCCGCCACAGGAGCATGCGGCCATCGGCATCGAACACGCCCCATTCGGCCCGAAGCACGGCCTGCTGTCCCAACTCGCCGTCGAAGCGCCGGACCTGGATGGCCACCTGCCGTTCGGGGTGCATCCCGACGGGCCACGGATGGGAGACAAGCGGCCCGGCCCGGAGCATCCCGGACAGATTCTCCATGAGGATGCGCTGGAAATTGTCATGCACCGGTTCGATCCATTGGTCGAACTCGGCCAGATGCATGGAGGTGGTTCCGCCCTGGGTGACGATCTGGGTCCGATCCAGATAGGCCGGCAACTCCACCGGTCCGATTCCCAGGACGGTGCATTCGACGCCGGCCGGACGCGCGACCGCGACGTCCCCGGGATTTTGCTCGCTCCCGGCGGTCGCGGTCAGGGTATAAAACCGCGCGGGCGCGCTCTTGCCGCAGCCGGCACTGGCCAGGGCCAGACACAACACGCCGGCGGCCAGTCCGCCAAGGCGTCGCACTCTCGTTTGCATGTTCTATCTCCTGTTTCCCTTGCCCTGGATAAGCGCCTCGGGATGGCGTTCCAGATAATCGGCCAGAGCCCGCAACGACCTGGCCGCCGCGGATATCTCCCGAAGCGTGCCTTGCAGGTCGGTCACGGTGGGTGAATCCGAGCGGGTGAGCTTCTGGATGGAGCCAAGGGCCACCGAGCCCTCCTTGAGGGTGGCGTCGAGGTTGGCCAGGGTCTTCCCGGCGGCCGTGGACAGCCCGGCCGTGCGCGTATCCAGGCCCTTGGCCAGTTCGGCGTAGCTTTGTATGGCGACCTCCAGATTTGCGGCCAGGGGATCGATTTTTTCCCGAATGTCACGCAAAAGGTCGGTTCCCTCGACCAGGGTGGTGTCCAGTTTGGCCGGCAGGGCCTGGATCTGCGGGGAATTGATCAGCCTGTCGATACCCTCCACGGCGGTGGTCAGGCGGTCGACCAGGGTTTCCAGGGGAAGTCTGGTCAGGGTCTGGGTCAATTTCTCGAAGGTCGAGGGCACGGTGGGAATCTCCGGCAGAGGGCTATCGCCCACCAGCCGGGCCTGGGTGTCGGGCATGATGTCCAAGGCCACGGCCAGTTGTCCGGTGACGAAACTCTGGGTCACGAGCTGGGCGCGAAGTCCCCGATCAATAAGGTTTCCCAAAAACGACTCCGGAGTCTCCCGTCTGGCCTGGAGCAAGGATTCCTCTTTTTGCGTCTTCCTGTCCACCGTCACCCGGACCTTGCCGCTCTCGATCTCCACCACCACGGGAATATAGAAATGCAGGCTCTCGGTATTGGCGTCGATGCTGATGTCCGTGACCGTGCCGATGGGTACGCCGCGAAAAAGGACCGGAGCACCCAACTGCAACCCGCTTACCGAGTTCTCGAAAAACATGATGAACGCGTATTTCGTGGTGAAAAACATGCCCGAGCCGAAGACGATGACCGCGCCCACGCCAAGGGCCACGGCCCCCAGGACAAAGGCCCCGATCATGCTTTTTTTCGTTTTCGTGGCCACGTCAGTGCTCCCCGTTCGTTATGCCGCCCGCCCTACTTGGCGCCCCTGGTCAGGAAATGCCGCAGATTGGCGTCGGTGGTGTTGCGCAAAAGCTCCTTGGGATCCCCCTGCGCGGTCATGGTCCGGGTCTCCACGTCGAGGAACACGGAATTGTTGCCGATGGCGAAGATGCTCGGCAACTCGTGGGTGACCATGACCACGGTGGCCCGCAGGCTGTCGCGCAATTCAAGGATCAACTCGTCGAGCAGATGCGCGCTGACCGGATCGAGTCCGGCCGAGGGCTCGTCGAAAAATAGGATATCCGGGTCCAGGGCCATGGCCCGGGCCAGTCCGGCCCGCTTGATCATGCCGCCGCTGATCTCCGAGGGATAGAAGTCCTCGAAGCCGGCAAGCCCCACCAGGGCCAGCTTCAGCGACGCCAACTCCCGAATCTCCCTTTCCGGCAGACTGGTATACTGCTGCAGGGGCAGGGAGATGTTCTCGGCCAGGGTCATGGAGCTGAAAAGCGCCCCGCGCTGGTAGAGGATGCCGGTCTTGCGCAGGATGGCGTCACGCTTGGCCTCGTCGGACTCCCACAGGCTTCCCTCCCGGTAGAACACCTGCCCCCGGGCAGGCTCCTTCAGCCCCACCAGGACCCGCAACAGCGTGCTTTTGCCGCATCCGCTGCCACCCATGACGATGAAGATGTCGCCCTTGTTGATGGTGAAATTGAGGTTCCGCATGATGACGAAATCGCCATAGGCCATATCCAGGTCTTTTACGGTGATACGCGGGGCGGCGGTGTCCATGATGGTCGATCCGGTCTCCGGCATGGGTGGCGCCTCAGATGCCCAGGATGTTGCAGACCACGGTGATCAGGGCCGTGGCGATGATGATGGCCAGGATGCTGGTGACCACCGCCGAGGTGGCGGCCTGGCCCACGGCCAGGGCGCTCCGGCCGCAGCGCATGCCCCGGTAGCACCCGGCCAGGGCCACCAGGACCCCGAAAACCGTGCTGTGCACCAGCCCGATCCAGAAATTGGCCAGGGGGACGGATTGCCACGTATTGGTGAAATACTGGATCGGGTTTATGCCCAGCATGAACGAGCCGACGATGAACCCGCCGAGGATGCCCATCAGGTCGGCATAGATGCACAACAGGGGCATCATGAGCGTCAGGGCGATCAGTCGCGGCAAAACCAGGAATTCGGAGGGCGAAAACCCGAAGGTGCGCAGGGCGTCGATCTCCTCGTTGACCTGCATGGTGCCGAGCTCGGCGGCATAGGCCGCGCCGGTACGCCCGGCCATGATGATGCCGGTCATGATCGCGCCCATGACCCGGACCATGGCGATACCCACGATGGTGGAGACGTAGATCTGGGCTCCGAACTGCTGCAACTGGATGGCCCCCACGAAGGCCAGGATGAGCCCGACCAGCAGGCTTATAAGCGATACGATGGGCAGGGCGTCCATTCCGGCCTGCTTGATCAGCGCGACCAACTGGGATCTCTGGAACACGGCCCGCCCCCGGAAAAGGCTGGCGCAGGCCAGGGCCACGTCTCCCAAAAATTCCAGCAGGTTGGATACCGCCTGC
Proteins encoded:
- a CDS encoding MlaE family ABC transporter permease, producing the protein MGTMLPDADVVRGALGKGPKPARLVFESSGVTAWDSRLLAFCLGVVRLAGTAGVAADTSGLPEGAGDLLDLAVKVPERKGAAKKESSESFLEWVGGMVLGTGQAVSNLLEFLGDVALACASLFRGRAVFQRSQLVALIKQAGMDALPIVSLISLLVGLILAFVGAIQLQQFGAQIYVSTIVGIAMVRVMGAIMTGIIMAGRTGAAYAAELGTMQVNEEIDALRTFGFSPSEFLVLPRLIALTLMMPLLCIYADLMGILGGFIVGSFMLGINPIQYFTNTWQSVPLANFWIGLVHSTVFGVLVALAGCYRGMRCGRSALAVGQAATSAVVTSILAIIIATALITVVCNILGI